The genomic DNA AAAAGTGCTCATAAATTTTTTTCTTAAGGTTATATAAATGGTTTATGATGAGAAGACTATTGATCATAAAAATATAAAAAAATCTTCTATTCCAGCAGATGATCTAGAGCGTATTTCATCTGATATCATCTCTGCTTTAAAGACGGTATATGATCCTGAAATACCTTGCGATATATTTGAGCTTGGCCTTATTTATAAAATTGATATTGAGGATGATTATATTGTTAAAATTTTGATGACTCTTACTGCTCCTGGTTGTCCTGTAGCAGGAGATATGCCTAAGTGGATTGAA from Candidatus Liberibacter americanus str. Sao Paulo includes the following:
- a CDS encoding SUF system Fe-S cluster assembly protein — translated: MVYDEKTIDHKNIKKSSIPADDLERISSDIISALKTVYDPEIPCDIFELGLIYKIDIEDDYIVKILMTLTAPGCPVAGDMPKWIEDAVSAVPGIMGVEVELTFDPPWSADLMSEEARIATGYYY